The following proteins are co-located in the Gossypium hirsutum isolate 1008001.06 chromosome A02, Gossypium_hirsutum_v2.1, whole genome shotgun sequence genome:
- the LOC107952195 gene encoding uncharacterized protein gives MSQGEGAREAYLYMMDAWYSEFIRENLNTPPPPPPPIPQPIHIALQGAEMDRRDKPLVDKIRKHGAKEFRANIDDDPEIAEFSLENTIRVFNELSCTPEECMKYVEFRKKYISQWFIDQKRKELLELKQGRMTVTEYESEFVRLSKYARECASTDATMCKRFKDRLNEDILPNQIGQNVHQYGRRDFNECRGNERGCFKYGSLDHFIRSCPEMVEKDKDQSVRSSNAPSRGRSHKNLKSGVSSRGVPRDAVVRSEGRAPTRTYAIHNSPVVISSVTAERYLRKGCEAFLAFVLNTQTSELKIESVLVVCEFSDVFLKELPRLPPVRKVEFGIELVSGTAPILTALYRMAPTELKELKVQLQKLTDKGFARPRFSPRGASVDLRSGYYQLRVKEQDVLKTAFRTRYGYYEFLVMPFSFTSAPALYMANDGSVLAELRVRPMFSQEIYEAQKGHKELQGKVTQIKRDCELDFQIGTDGCIMFKDRVCVPKDDELIQRILREAHSGLLQPVIVPDWKWDRVTVDFVSGLPLTPRKKDSVLVVNDRLTKSAHFIPVRTDFSVENLAKL, from the exons ATGAGTCAGGGCgaaggggctagagaagcttacctctaCATGATGGATGCATGGTACTCAGAGTTTATTCGTGAGAATCTgaatactccacctcccccacctcccccaattcctcaacccatTCATATAGCTCTTCAAGGAGcagaaatggatagaagagacaAACCTCTAGTGGATAAAATTAGAAAGCACGGGGCCAAGGAATTTCGGGCAAAcatagatgatgacccagagaTAGCAGAGTTTTCGTTGGAGAATACCATTAGGGTCTTTAatgagctatcatgcacacctgaggagtgcatgaagtaT gtagagtttcgaaagaagtacattagccaatGGTTCATCgaccaaaagaggaaagaattgCTCGAActgaagcaaggccgtatgactgtgaCGGAGTATGAAAGCGAGTTTGTGAGACTTAGCAAGTATGCACGGGAGTGCGCATCCACAGATGCCACGATGTGTAAAAGGTTTAAAGATAGGTTGAACGAAGACATCC TGCCCAACCAAATAGGACAGAATGTTCATCAGTACGGTAGGCGTGATTTCAATGAGTGCCGAGGTAATGAAAGAGGCTGCTTTAAATATGGGTCGTTGGACCATTTTATTCGTAGCTGTCCCGAGATGGTCGAGAAAGATAAGGATCAAAGTGTGAGATCGAGTAACGCTCCTTCAAGGGGTAGATCACATAAGAATCTAAAAAGTGGGGTTAGCAGTAGAGGTGTGCCTAGAGATGCTGTTGTGAGGTCTGAGGGTAGAGCGCctacaaggacttatgctatac ACAATTCACCTGTAGTAATATCGTCTGTGACTGcggagagatatttgagaaaagggtgcgaagcttTCCTCgcctttgtgttgaatactcaaacATCTGAATTGAAGATCGAGTCAGTACTAGTGGTATGTGAGTTCTCAGATGTGTTTCTGAAGGAATTACCCAGATTGCCTCCGGTGAGgaaagttgaatttggaattgaattagtCTCTGGCACAGCACCCATCTTGActgctctgtataggatggctccgacggagttaaaggagttgaaagtccAACTACAAAAGTTAACGGATAAAGGCTTTGCGAGACCGAGATTTTCTCCACGGGGTGCttcg gtagacttgaggtctggttattaCCAGCTCAGAGTAAAGGAACAAGATGTACTGAAAACCGCATTTAGGACAAGATATGGGtactatgagttccttgtcatgcccttcaGTTTCACAAGTGCCCCTGCG TTGTATATGGCCaatgatggttcggttctagcagaACTAAGAGTTAGACCGATGTTCTCTCAAGAGATCTATGAAGCTCAAAAGGGTCATAAGGAATTGCAAGGCAAGGTGACTCAGATCAAGAGAGATTGTGAATTAGACTTTCAGATTGGTACTGATgggtgtataatgttcaaagatagggtttgtgtacccaaggacgaTGAACTTATTCAGAGGATTCTAcgagaagcacatagtg gtttacttcaacccGTAATAGTTCCCGACTGGAAATGGGATCGTGTAACtgtggattttgtgtcagggttgcctttgacaccaaggaaaaaggattccGTTTTGGTTGTTAATGATAGGCTTaccaagtcggcacattttataccagtgcgtactgaCTTTTCCGTTGAAAAtttggctaaatt atag